The following is a genomic window from Bacteroidales bacterium.
AAGCGCTTCTTCGTATGATCTCATTTTCTGAACTGCCATTGATCGTTTTCTGTATATATGTTTTTTTCTTCCGGAATAAAAGCCGTCCCGTTAAAATCCATCCACAAATGATCATATGCTGTTAACGGTTCCAGTGAGGCTTTGATTTGTTTCCGGCCGCTTTCATTCACTATCACAAAAAGCCCGGGTTTAATCACATGTCTTAGCCCTCCCGATTCACAAATGATATAATGGTTTACCGACAATTCTGACAGCAACGGAACCAGTTCAGTGAGTTCCTTATCATCCGCCATGATATATAATGATTGGAGTGCTCCTGCAGCAAGCATCCTGGCGCTGTCTTTTCCTGAAGTCCGGCTGTCCTCCTCAACTATTGAAATTCCGTTTGAACCTTCATGTTTATGCGGACTTATCTTGATTGCAACAACCGGGGCAATAGCACCAATCCGGCTGATGAGACGGCAGGCAAGCGTTGTTTTGCCTGATTCACGTCCGTTACCTGCAATCAAAAGAATCCGGGGAAAATAATAATCTTCCATTTTCAGTATACAAACAATTTAATACTGGCCATGAGCAACACGGCTGCAAGAATATATTTCAGTTTTCCCTGCTGAAGCTTTTTGCTTCCCATCCAGGAGCCGGCTATTCCGCCGAGAATTCCTGTAATAATCCACACAACAAGCCTTTCATCATACTGAAAACCTTTCATCATAATGGCTGCCATACCGGATAAAGAATTTAGAAAGATGAACAACGATGAAACGGCAGCAGATTCTTTTACTTTCGCCCAATGAAAAAGAATCAGCAGAGGACTCAGAATAATTCCCCCTCCTATACCGATCATACCTGAAAAGAAGCCAAGCACGGCTCCGATTAATAGCGCTATGAACACCGGAGGTTCCGAAGGTTTATCGGTTATCGCGCCGGGCACAAACAACATACGGGCTACTGCAAACAGAAGGAATACCGCCAGTATCATTTCATATACCTGTGGGCGGACAGGAAAAGATGCACCCAGGAAGGCCATGGGTACAGATGATACAACAAACGGCAACACGAGCCGCCACTTAAAATAGCCTGCCTTTGTAAAGGCTATGAAAGAAATAGCTGAAACAAAGATGTTGAGGGTAAGTGAAGTGGATTTCATAAGTACCGGGGCAACACTGAATAGTGCCATTAAAGCAAGATAACCACTGGCTCCGCCGTGGCCCACGGAAGAATAAAGGAATGCTATTACAAATAGCAATGCAATAAACAGGTATTCCATACTGATCTCCTTTCCAAATTCAGGAATGACTCCATCGGGAGGCTCAGTC
Proteins encoded in this region:
- a CDS encoding sulfite exporter TauE/SafE family protein, with protein sequence MEYLFIALLFVIAFLYSSVGHGGASGYLALMALFSVAPVLMKSTSLTLNIFVSAISFIAFTKAGYFKWRLVLPFVVSSVPMAFLGASFPVRPQVYEMILAVFLLFAVARMLFVPGAITDKPSEPPVFIALLIGAVLGFFSGMIGIGGGIILSPLLILFHWAKVKESAAVSSLFIFLNSLSGMAAIMMKGFQYDERLVVWIITGILGGIAGSWMGSKKLQQGKLKYILAAVLLMASIKLFVY